In Ostrea edulis chromosome 6, xbOstEdul1.1, whole genome shotgun sequence, a single window of DNA contains:
- the LOC125647722 gene encoding uncharacterized protein LOC125647722 yields MFIRLTVTDPVTKQEENGCIFITRTHNTEKGITEQEVQITDPGCLCIMRIMLKGPFEVDNGRYPKVGKFFRDSDRKMKIINRLHKVLKRLFFKMCVQAMMIVKMNEFTMVKLYEEICFADIRVFALMILRMSTWREVIVDINGTRSTNLRELLQVYACPEEDSTNICDETFLMQMSLCNYLQDRCGDKSDVGQRADKLLELFKDTLTNNGHQRRRMELMYGRQHEYSIVFCS; encoded by the coding sequence atgtttatcagactgaCGGTGACTGATCCTGTCACAAAACAAGAAGAGAATGGCTGTATCTTCATCACGCGCACACACAACACGGAGAAAGGGATCACGGAACAGGAAGTCCAGATCACGGACCCCGGCTGCCTCTGCATCATGAGAATCATGCTCAAGGGCCCGTTTGAAGTCGATAATGGACGATATCCAAAAGTGGGGAAATTTTTCAGAGATAGTGACCGGAAAATGAAGATAATTAACCGATTACATAAAGTCCTCAAACGActgttttttaaaatgtgtgtACAAGCCATGATGATTGTCAAAATGAATGAATTCACAATGGTCAAATTATATGAGGAAATCTGCTTCGCCGATATCCGAGTGTTTGCCTTGATGATTTTGAGAATGTCCACATGGCGCGAGGTTATCGTCGATATCAATGGCACGAGATCAACTAATCTACGCGAACTTCTACAGGTCTACGCATGCCCAGAGGAGGATTCGACCAATATTTGTGATGAGACTTTTTTGATGCAGATGTCTCTCTGCAATTACCTTCAAGACCGGTGTGGGGACAAGTCGGACGTAGGGCAAAGAGCGGACAAACTGCTTGAACTATTCAAAGATACCCTCACTAACAATGGCCACCAGCGGAGGAGGATGGAGCTGATGTATGGACGACAGCACGAATATTCAATAGTCTTCTGCTCGTGA